Proteins from a genomic interval of Prevotella sp. E13-27:
- a CDS encoding ADP-ribosylglycohydrolase family protein has translation MLISEAIGDIAGSAYEGKSRRIKDYDKVKMFSSRAHFTDDTVLTFACAEAFIDKLDMTMNLWKCANEHRHAGFGSKFKLWMASHYPKPYRSLGNGSAMRCSSAGWLAQTEEECIRMAHETAAPTHNHPEGFKGAEATALAIFHLKNGEDKEFVRKQILDKYYPDWSNKKYADFHDSYSFNSTCAGTVGPAIICFIESKDYVDCIKLAISLGGDADTLAAIASPMAYAYYKKMPDALVYQALKKLPDWMVNVSERFDDIVNKVAKKKLGTVLLIHFEGVEVHSIQMSFCSKTYSYIM, from the coding sequence GTGTTGATAAGCGAGGCAATAGGCGATATAGCGGGGAGTGCTTATGAAGGCAAATCCCGCCGTATAAAAGACTATGATAAAGTGAAAATGTTTAGCTCAAGAGCCCACTTCACAGATGATACAGTGCTTACATTTGCATGTGCAGAAGCATTCATTGACAAACTTGATATGACAATGAATCTGTGGAAGTGTGCAAACGAACATCGCCATGCAGGTTTTGGGAGCAAGTTCAAGTTGTGGATGGCCAGTCATTATCCGAAGCCTTACCGCAGTCTTGGCAATGGCTCTGCCATGCGTTGTTCATCAGCAGGATGGTTGGCGCAAACGGAAGAAGAGTGCATTCGTATGGCACATGAAACAGCAGCCCCCACACACAATCACCCAGAAGGTTTCAAGGGCGCAGAAGCTACAGCTCTCGCCATATTCCATCTGAAGAATGGTGAAGATAAAGAGTTCGTTCGTAAACAGATTCTTGACAAATACTATCCGGACTGGTCAAATAAAAAGTATGCGGATTTCCATGACTCGTACTCATTCAACTCCACTTGCGCAGGTACTGTAGGGCCTGCTATCATCTGTTTCATAGAATCCAAAGATTATGTTGATTGTATCAAACTCGCTATTTCCCTCGGCGGAGATGCTGATACTCTTGCCGCTATAGCGAGTCCGATGGCATACGCCTATTACAAGAAGATGCCCGATGCTCTTGTCTATCAAGCGTTGAAGAAATTACCAGATTGGATGGTTAACGTGAGTGAAAGATTTGACGACATTGTTAATAAAGTGGCAAAAAAAAAATTGGGGACGGTTCTGCTGATCCACTTTGAAGGAGTTGAGGTACACTCCATCCAAATGTCATTCTGCTCCAAGACTTACTCATACATCATGTAA
- a CDS encoding PD-(D/E)XK nuclease family protein, whose protein sequence is MKAFLEYVAEDLLAKYGSNLSRTAIVFPNKRAALFLSEYLARKAGKPIWSPNYITISELFRKNSELQVADPIKLVCDLHRSFTSQTGIDETLDKFYGWGQLLITDFDDIDKNMADADQLFANISNLHELDDLSYLTEEQKEILAKFFSNFADDQQTELKKRFMKLWAKMGDIYHDFNSRLLEQGLVYEGALYRSVVESGDIDYEYDRYVFVGFNLLHKVEQQLFTMMKKEGRATFYWDFDRYYMPNKGARHQDNSAGHYIAQYLSDFPNELDTTRDEIYNNFTAKRNISIISASTENAQARFISSWLTDDSTDQKTRIADGHNTAIVLCNEGLLQSVIHCLPEDVHEVNITTGYPLIQAPAASLVSMLFELQTTGWSTQHECFRLKQIKAVLNHPYTKFITENATSLERKLSDERVYYASEDMLAFDEGTKMLFKHEDTLKGMLDWLCTIVQDVARNYEQQEGANEQGDPLIQETLFKIYTLLNRLNALVESGDLTIDLPTLQRLLIQLWSSASVPFHGEPINGIQIMGVLETRNLDFNHLLVLSCNEGNMPKGSSDTSFIPYSIRKAFGLTTIDHKVAIYSYYFHRLIQRAGDITFIYNNSTTDGQTAEMSRFILQLMVESPHDFSFYTLQSDMRMQKFMPKEIEKTEVIMEKLMKRFDIRKQTETPHSPLLTPSAINRYMRCPLNFYYYYVCGLSEDDETDDDRIDSRAFGNIFHEAVHMLYTRMTTQTNIITASAIGDLLKNGVDIERAVDAAIQKELFKNSRLSANFSFKQLNGLQIINREVIIHYVRQLLTNDKQLAPFSIVGLERDVTARFESENICTTIGGRVDRMDRIVETSEDGTKTERIRVIDYKTGSKQANRLDNVGAIFNADNLSKHNDYFLQALLYSCIISVSKDFNPSNLEVSPALLFIQHAAKEGYDPTLFFGKERINSVEQYRQEFGTLLRETVNTIFNKEEPFKPTADKQRCATCPYRLICK, encoded by the coding sequence ATGAAAGCATTCCTGGAATATGTAGCAGAAGACTTGCTCGCCAAATATGGCAGCAACCTCTCAAGGACAGCCATAGTGTTTCCTAACAAGAGAGCAGCCCTCTTCCTCAGCGAATATCTCGCAAGGAAGGCAGGGAAGCCTATATGGAGTCCGAACTATATCACCATAAGTGAACTGTTCAGAAAGAACTCAGAGCTACAGGTGGCCGACCCCATAAAGCTGGTATGCGACCTGCACCGTAGCTTCACCTCTCAGACAGGCATAGACGAGACGCTCGACAAGTTCTATGGCTGGGGACAGTTGCTGATAACCGACTTCGACGATATAGACAAGAACATGGCCGATGCCGACCAGCTGTTTGCTAACATTAGCAACCTGCACGAACTCGACGACCTGTCATATCTGACGGAGGAGCAGAAAGAGATACTGGCGAAGTTCTTCAGCAACTTTGCCGATGACCAGCAGACAGAGCTGAAGAAGCGCTTCATGAAGCTGTGGGCGAAGATGGGCGACATATACCACGACTTCAACAGTCGTCTGCTTGAGCAGGGACTGGTCTACGAGGGCGCACTCTACAGAAGTGTGGTGGAGAGTGGTGACATAGACTATGAGTACGACAGATATGTCTTCGTGGGCTTCAACCTCCTTCACAAGGTGGAGCAGCAGCTCTTCACGATGATGAAGAAGGAAGGACGCGCCACATTCTACTGGGATTTCGACAGATACTACATGCCCAACAAGGGCGCAAGACATCAGGACAACAGCGCAGGACACTATATTGCGCAGTATCTTAGCGACTTTCCCAACGAACTGGACACAACGCGCGACGAGATATACAACAACTTCACAGCAAAGCGCAACATCAGCATAATATCGGCTTCGACAGAGAATGCACAAGCGAGGTTCATAAGCTCGTGGCTCACGGATGACTCCACAGACCAGAAGACGCGTATTGCCGACGGGCACAACACGGCAATAGTGCTCTGCAACGAAGGACTACTACAAAGCGTTATCCACTGTCTGCCTGAAGATGTTCATGAGGTGAACATCACCACGGGCTATCCGCTAATACAGGCACCTGCAGCATCGCTCGTAAGCATGCTGTTCGAACTGCAGACGACAGGATGGTCCACACAGCATGAGTGTTTCCGACTGAAACAGATAAAGGCGGTGCTCAACCATCCTTACACGAAGTTCATCACAGAGAACGCCACGAGTCTGGAACGTAAGCTGAGCGACGAGCGTGTCTATTATGCCTCAGAGGACATGCTCGCCTTTGACGAAGGAACGAAGATGCTGTTCAAGCATGAAGACACGCTCAAGGGCATGCTCGACTGGCTATGCACGATAGTGCAGGATGTGGCACGCAACTATGAACAGCAGGAGGGAGCCAACGAACAGGGCGATCCCCTAATACAGGAGACGCTGTTTAAGATATACACCCTGCTGAATCGTCTAAATGCACTCGTGGAGTCGGGCGACCTGACGATTGACCTCCCCACCCTGCAACGACTGCTCATACAGCTATGGTCATCGGCAAGTGTTCCATTCCACGGCGAACCCATCAACGGAATACAGATCATGGGAGTGCTCGAGACAAGAAACCTTGACTTCAACCACCTGCTCGTTCTCTCATGCAACGAAGGCAACATGCCGAAAGGCAGCTCAGACACATCGTTCATACCCTATAGCATAAGAAAGGCGTTTGGACTCACTACGATAGACCACAAGGTGGCAATCTATTCCTACTATTTCCACCGTCTGATACAGCGTGCTGGCGACATAACGTTCATATACAACAACTCTACAACAGACGGACAGACAGCAGAGATGTCACGCTTCATTCTGCAGCTCATGGTGGAGAGTCCCCACGACTTCAGCTTCTACACTCTTCAGTCAGACATGAGGATGCAGAAGTTCATGCCGAAGGAGATAGAGAAGACGGAGGTCATAATGGAGAAGCTGATGAAGCGCTTCGACATCCGCAAACAAACGGAGACGCCACACTCGCCTCTGCTCACGCCATCGGCAATAAACAGATATATGCGCTGTCCGCTTAACTTCTACTATTACTATGTCTGCGGACTAAGCGAGGACGACGAGACCGATGACGACCGCATAGACAGCAGAGCATTCGGAAACATCTTCCATGAGGCGGTGCACATGCTCTACACACGTATGACTACACAGACAAACATCATCACAGCCTCAGCCATTGGCGACCTGCTGAAGAACGGTGTTGACATAGAGCGGGCAGTCGATGCTGCCATACAGAAGGAGCTGTTCAAGAACTCGCGTCTCTCTGCGAACTTCTCATTCAAGCAACTCAACGGACTGCAAATAATAAACCGCGAGGTGATAATACACTATGTAAGACAGTTGCTGACTAACGACAAGCAGCTGGCGCCATTCAGCATCGTGGGACTGGAGAGAGACGTCACGGCACGCTTTGAGTCGGAAAACATCTGCACAACCATAGGCGGACGCGTGGACAGAATGGACCGCATAGTAGAGACATCGGAAGACGGAACAAAGACGGAACGCATAAGGGTGATAGACTACAAGACGGGCAGCAAGCAGGCAAACAGGCTTGACAACGTGGGAGCTATCTTCAACGCAGACAACCTGTCAAAACACAATGACTACTTCCTGCAGGCGCTACTCTACAGCTGCATAATCAGCGTATCGAAGGACTTCAACCCCAGCAACCTCGAGGTGAGCCCTGCCCTACTCTTCATACAGCATGCTGCAAAAGAAGGCTACGATCCAACGCTCTTCTTCGGCAAAGAGCGCATAAACAGCGTTGAACAATATCGACAGGAGTTCGGCACTCTGCTACGCGAGACAGTCAACACAATATTCAATAAGGAAGAGCCATTTAAACCTACAGCCGACAAACAGAGATGCGCAACCTGTCCATACCGACTGATTTGTAAGTAA
- a CDS encoding winged helix-turn-helix domain-containing protein: MAEKKTTTKKAATETKATAAKKTTATKNAAKATVAVNAENIGFKAGDVYQTLAAAEKALSVEEIAKAAKISAEETLLGLGWLFKEGKLLGTDDNKVVLA, from the coding sequence ATGGCAGAAAAGAAGACCACAACAAAGAAAGCTGCTACAGAGACTAAGGCAACAGCAGCTAAGAAGACAACCGCAACAAAGAACGCTGCTAAGGCAACAGTTGCAGTAAACGCAGAGAACATCGGCTTCAAGGCAGGTGATGTTTATCAGACACTCGCTGCTGCTGAGAAGGCTCTCTCAGTAGAGGAGATTGCAAAGGCTGCAAAGATTTCTGCAGAGGAGACTCTGCTTGGTCTCGGCTGGCTCTTCAAGGAGGGTAAGCTGCTGGGCACTGACGACAACAAGGTCGTTCTGGCTTAA
- a CDS encoding DUF5686 family protein has translation MKHIHTLCLAVAMAFSGTAKPADTNDSMRDTTRVAVAGKDLVVNYVYEIPKRNFTMWLIPTMHNFAKGPRRHSATERCRLIYKDGKVGQIQLLSRNTTIRHNRSVMTVLNAMMLPNFKSETLYGKHILSPFNDGNRRYYKYTTVKKSRRTNTVMFEPRFCENTLLVSGTAVIDSRTDEVISAEYSGEFDMIRFHVVYKPRTCKTDIDFRFAGNQVKSEVTIAKANNNAYIDYTGRNIIAAEDTMTVEEPDTTKKSTTLQSLENIGTSIGGHLLSSHSAQIMDINLKMSPVIAPHYLNYSHSRGLSYKMQFAAEYPTGKNSTLSLLPILGYNFKIKQFYYEAPLRYTYDKECDNYVELKWSNGNRIYNSSVIDDLKRVYGEYYIPKDNELDMFDNNKLSLVSHYNITKWLTTEVGLTYNRRSATDRHNMMKYAKKDVYQSFAPMFGVILKPWSKGPVLALSYEQGIKIKDFLDYGRTEGSASYSMSLPATQKLNLRVAGGFYSRKRSNIFMEYTNFSEDFLPGGWDDNWTNDFQLLDSRLYNISKYYVSGNVSYYTPIMFTTVIPLLNRYVERERFYLNTLLLERARPYYELGYGISTRVLSVGLFASFFNAEIQSVGAKFTFELFHRW, from the coding sequence ATGAAACACATACACACCCTCTGTCTTGCTGTGGCGATGGCCTTTTCAGGCACTGCCAAACCAGCTGATACCAACGACTCGATGCGTGACACAACACGCGTTGCAGTGGCTGGCAAAGACCTTGTGGTGAACTATGTATATGAGATTCCGAAGCGCAACTTCACCATGTGGCTCATACCCACGATGCACAACTTTGCCAAGGGACCACGGCGACACAGCGCCACGGAGCGATGCCGACTGATATACAAGGACGGAAAGGTGGGACAAATACAGCTGCTCTCGCGCAACACAACCATACGCCACAACAGAAGCGTGATGACGGTGCTGAACGCGATGATGCTGCCAAACTTCAAGTCGGAGACACTATACGGCAAGCACATACTGTCGCCATTCAACGATGGCAACCGACGCTACTACAAATACACCACGGTAAAGAAAAGCCGAAGGACAAATACCGTGATGTTTGAACCACGATTCTGTGAGAACACGCTGCTTGTAAGCGGAACGGCAGTGATAGACTCAAGGACTGACGAAGTGATCAGCGCAGAATATAGCGGAGAGTTCGACATGATAAGGTTCCACGTAGTCTATAAGCCAAGGACATGCAAGACCGACATAGACTTCCGCTTCGCAGGAAATCAGGTGAAGTCGGAGGTAACGATAGCCAAAGCCAATAACAATGCATATATAGACTACACAGGGAGAAACATAATAGCAGCAGAAGACACAATGACAGTGGAAGAGCCCGACACCACGAAGAAGAGCACCACACTGCAGAGCCTTGAGAACATAGGCACAAGCATAGGCGGACATCTGCTTAGCAGCCATTCGGCACAGATCATGGACATAAACCTGAAGATGTCGCCAGTGATAGCTCCCCACTATCTGAACTACAGCCACAGCCGTGGACTGTCGTACAAGATGCAGTTTGCTGCCGAGTATCCCACAGGCAAGAACAGCACGCTGTCGCTACTGCCCATCCTTGGCTACAACTTCAAGATAAAGCAGTTCTATTACGAGGCGCCTCTGAGATACACCTACGACAAGGAATGTGACAACTACGTGGAGCTGAAGTGGAGCAATGGCAACAGAATATATAACTCATCGGTCATTGATGACCTGAAAAGGGTTTATGGCGAATACTACATCCCCAAGGACAACGAGCTGGACATGTTTGACAACAACAAGCTGTCACTCGTCAGCCATTACAACATAACGAAATGGCTCACTACGGAAGTGGGTCTGACGTATAACAGGCGTTCGGCAACAGACCGCCACAACATGATGAAATATGCGAAGAAAGATGTATATCAGAGCTTTGCGCCAATGTTCGGAGTGATACTGAAGCCATGGAGCAAAGGGCCTGTGCTGGCATTGAGCTACGAGCAGGGAATAAAGATAAAGGACTTTCTGGACTATGGACGCACGGAGGGTAGCGCATCATACAGTATGAGCCTGCCTGCCACGCAGAAGCTGAACCTAAGGGTTGCCGGAGGCTTCTATTCAAGGAAGCGCTCAAATATATTCATGGAATATACCAATTTCAGTGAAGACTTCCTCCCTGGCGGATGGGATGACAACTGGACAAACGACTTCCAATTGCTCGACTCACGTCTGTATAACATCTCAAAATACTATGTCAGCGGAAATGTAAGCTACTACACACCAATAATGTTCACCACCGTCATACCTCTGCTAAACAGGTATGTGGAACGTGAGCGCTTCTATCTGAACACGCTGCTGTTGGAGCGCGCCCGTCCCTACTACGAGCTGGGCTACGGCATAAGCACACGAGTGCTCTCCGTGGGACTCTTCGCCAGCTTCTTCAACGCAGAGATACAATCGGTAGGAGCAAAGTTCACCTTCGAACTGTTCCACCGATGGTAA
- the aspS gene encoding aspartate--tRNA ligase, with product MYRSKTCGELRLADAGQTVKLAGWVQRTRKMGGMTFVDLRDRYGITQLVFDESDDAALTERANKLGREFCIQAVGTVRERESKNPKMPTGDVEVTVTELNILSESVTPPFTIEDQTDGGDDIRMKYRYLDLRRSAVRKNLELRHRMTILIRNFLDARQFIEVETPILIGSTPEGARDFVVPSRMNPGQFYALPQSPQTLKQLLMVSGFDRYFQIAKCFRDEDLRADRQPEFTQIDCEMSFVEQEDVLQIFEDLARHLFKEVRGVELPALQRMTWHEAMRRFGSDKPDLRFGMEFVELMDVLKGTGTFPVFNEANYIGGICVPGCADYTRKQLDQLTDFVKRPQVGAKGLVYVKFNADGTVKSSIDKFYEPEVWQKVKEAMGAKDGDLVLILSGDNANKTRVQLCTLRLEMGDRLGLRDKDKFVCLWIVDFPLFEWSDEEQRLMATHHPFTMPNPDDIPLLDTDPAKVRAVAYDFVCNGVEVGGGSLRIHDGKLQEKMFQILGFTPERAMAQFGFLINAFKYGAPPHAGLAFGLDRFVSLMAGLDSIRDCIAFPKNNSGRDVMLDAPGYLDPKQLEELQLKVELRADDDEQPSEN from the coding sequence ATGTATAGAAGTAAAACATGTGGCGAGTTGCGCCTTGCCGATGCAGGTCAGACAGTGAAGCTGGCAGGATGGGTGCAGCGCACCAGAAAGATGGGTGGCATGACGTTTGTCGATTTGCGTGACCGCTATGGCATCACGCAGCTTGTTTTCGACGAGAGCGACGATGCAGCCCTTACCGAGCGTGCTAACAAACTGGGACGCGAGTTCTGTATCCAGGCCGTGGGCACTGTCCGCGAGCGTGAGTCAAAGAACCCCAAGATGCCTACGGGCGATGTAGAGGTCACCGTTACCGAGCTTAACATCCTCAGCGAGAGCGTCACACCTCCCTTTACCATTGAGGACCAGACCGACGGTGGCGACGACATCCGCATGAAGTACCGCTACCTCGACCTGCGCCGCAGTGCTGTTCGCAAGAACCTCGAGCTGCGCCATCGCATGACCATACTCATTCGTAACTTCCTCGATGCACGTCAGTTTATCGAAGTAGAGACACCAATCCTCATCGGTTCTACCCCAGAGGGCGCACGCGACTTCGTGGTGCCTTCACGCATGAACCCAGGTCAGTTCTACGCTCTTCCACAGAGCCCTCAGACCCTGAAGCAACTGTTGATGGTCAGTGGTTTTGACCGTTATTTCCAGATTGCCAAGTGTTTCCGCGATGAAGACCTGCGTGCCGATCGTCAGCCTGAGTTCACCCAGATAGACTGTGAGATGTCTTTCGTTGAACAGGAAGACGTGCTTCAGATTTTCGAAGACCTTGCCCGCCATCTGTTCAAGGAAGTGCGTGGCGTTGAGCTGCCCGCTCTCCAGCGCATGACATGGCATGAGGCTATGCGTCGCTTCGGTTCCGACAAGCCCGACCTCCGCTTCGGCATGGAGTTCGTTGAGCTCATGGACGTGCTGAAGGGCACTGGCACCTTCCCTGTGTTCAACGAGGCCAACTATATCGGTGGCATTTGTGTTCCTGGCTGTGCCGACTATACCCGCAAGCAGCTCGACCAGCTCACCGACTTCGTAAAGCGTCCCCAGGTAGGCGCCAAGGGTCTGGTATATGTTAAGTTCAATGCCGATGGCACCGTTAAGTCAAGCATCGACAAGTTCTATGAGCCCGAAGTATGGCAGAAGGTGAAAGAGGCAATGGGCGCCAAGGACGGCGACCTCGTACTCATCCTCAGTGGCGACAATGCCAACAAGACTCGTGTGCAGCTCTGCACCCTGCGTCTTGAGATGGGCGACCGTCTCGGACTTCGCGATAAGGACAAGTTCGTGTGCCTGTGGATTGTTGACTTCCCACTCTTTGAGTGGAGCGACGAGGAGCAGCGCCTCATGGCTACTCACCATCCGTTCACCATGCCGAACCCCGACGATATCCCCTTGCTCGATACCGACCCCGCCAAGGTGCGTGCCGTGGCCTATGACTTCGTGTGCAATGGCGTAGAGGTAGGCGGTGGCTCACTGCGTATCCACGATGGCAAGCTTCAGGAGAAAATGTTCCAGATTCTGGGCTTCACCCCCGAGCGCGCCATGGCACAGTTCGGCTTCCTCATCAACGCCTTTAAGTATGGAGCTCCCCCTCATGCAGGTCTTGCTTTCGGCCTCGACCGTTTCGTGAGCCTCATGGCAGGTCTCGACAGCATTCGCGACTGCATAGCCTTCCCAAAGAACAACAGCGGACGCGACGTCATGCTCGACGCTCCAGGCTATCTCGATCCAAAGCAGTTGGAAGAGCTTCAGCTGAAGGTTGAGCTGCGTGCCGACGATGACGAGCAACCATCTGAAAATTAG
- a CDS encoding UvrD-helicase domain-containing protein has translation MSTSLTVYKASAGSGKTFTLAVEYITLVVKNPQVYRQILAVTFTNKATEEMKMRIMSQLYGIWRQLDSSKDYTDKVCKALDASPEFVAKQAGTALRYILHDYTNFRIGTIDSFFQTILRNLARELELNANLRVGLNDKDVEELAVDDMIENLSTNDAMLKWILRYIMESIDSDRSWNIIGQIKKFGLTIFKEFYKSNSHKLYEAMKQPDFFENFTNELRALQASAEEKAKAIAKEFFSELQGAGFKIEDLSYGTGGVAGVFLKLEKGIPEEGFEGKRVSDCREDAEKWCKKKCDNREALLALVRSKLMPLLEKAISEYPQLRKLHQSAELTLKHINQLRLLEHIEAKVRELNTTANRFLLSDTQQLLHELIETGDSPFIFEKIGTQIEHIMIDEFQDTSTVQWKNFQLLLRETMSRTESANLIVGDVKQSIYRWRSGDWRLLANIRDEFPSKEQMEILPLKTNYRSSRNVVEFNNVFFTKAAESEDIKAYDDVVQLLPEGKPRDGYVNVTLMPAEDYQERVLEAMRDTIDELLANGVKPSEIAILVRANNQIPLIANYFMSERPDLSIVSDEAFRLDTSTAVQTIVQALRLLIHPNDNIAKAFLAKQYSEETMLHEMSIDEMLPKAMSEERDTLIRLPLYELTERLYDLFRLQQTKGQSAYLCVFFDIVANFVNERTTDIADFLHEWDDTLCSKTIQNAEVSGVRILSIHKSKGLEYQHVIIPFADWKMEHRDILWCSPKEAPFNQLPIVPIDLSQKGMKGTIYESNYDEEHQQNIVDNMNLLYVAFTRAAKTLHVIGRRSASGTRSELIEMTLPVVAEELKDATIMGMESDGDDIVFEFGTKTIAKKEAEEDKKQSDRKLNVFLQDAQPIQLNLLTYSSKVEFRQSNESRNFVLTEDEEIEQASYIQLGSVLHNIFSSIRTTADIDNALKQLELSGIIYNHHLTRERLDKLIRERVSHPKVAEWYSDKWTLFNECTILDVDKESGKVYERRPDRVMTDGNEMIVVDFKFGRQNEDYKKQVRKYMELLEEMGYNNVKGFLWYVYTNKIDEVK, from the coding sequence ATGTCCACATCACTCACAGTATATAAAGCAAGCGCCGGCAGCGGAAAGACCTTCACGCTGGCAGTGGAATACATTACGCTTGTGGTAAAGAATCCACAGGTTTACAGGCAGATTCTCGCCGTAACCTTCACCAACAAGGCTACGGAGGAGATGAAGATGCGAATAATGAGCCAGCTCTATGGAATATGGCGACAGCTCGACTCGTCGAAGGACTATACCGACAAGGTGTGCAAGGCGCTCGACGCCTCGCCGGAGTTCGTAGCCAAACAGGCAGGCACGGCGCTGAGATATATCCTGCACGACTACACCAACTTCCGCATAGGAACCATTGACTCGTTCTTCCAGACCATACTGCGCAACCTGGCACGCGAGCTGGAGCTCAACGCCAACCTGCGAGTGGGGCTCAACGACAAAGATGTGGAGGAGCTGGCTGTGGATGACATGATAGAGAACCTGTCAACCAACGATGCCATGCTGAAATGGATTCTTCGCTATATCATGGAGAGCATAGACAGTGACAGGTCATGGAACATCATTGGACAGATAAAGAAGTTCGGACTAACCATCTTCAAGGAGTTCTACAAGTCAAACAGTCATAAGCTCTACGAAGCCATGAAGCAGCCTGACTTCTTCGAGAACTTCACCAACGAGCTGCGAGCACTACAAGCCAGCGCAGAAGAAAAGGCAAAAGCCATTGCCAAGGAATTTTTCAGCGAACTGCAAGGTGCTGGCTTTAAGATTGAAGACCTCTCATACGGAACTGGCGGCGTGGCAGGTGTGTTCCTGAAGCTGGAGAAAGGAATACCTGAAGAAGGCTTCGAAGGCAAGCGTGTGAGCGACTGTCGCGAGGATGCCGAGAAATGGTGCAAGAAGAAATGTGACAACAGGGAGGCGCTGCTCGCACTCGTTAGGAGCAAGCTGATGCCGCTGCTGGAGAAAGCCATCAGCGAGTATCCGCAACTGAGAAAGCTGCACCAGTCGGCAGAGCTCACGCTGAAGCATATAAACCAATTGAGACTGCTCGAACATATTGAAGCAAAGGTGAGAGAGCTGAACACCACTGCCAACAGGTTCCTGCTCAGCGACACACAGCAACTGCTCCACGAGCTGATAGAGACAGGCGACTCGCCATTTATCTTCGAGAAGATAGGCACGCAGATAGAGCACATCATGATAGATGAGTTCCAGGACACATCGACAGTACAGTGGAAGAACTTCCAACTGCTGCTGCGCGAGACGATGAGCCGCACGGAAAGCGCCAACCTCATAGTGGGCGACGTAAAGCAGAGCATATACAGATGGCGAAGCGGCGACTGGCGTCTGCTGGCAAACATTAGAGACGAGTTTCCCAGCAAGGAGCAGATGGAGATACTGCCCCTGAAGACCAACTATCGCTCGTCGAGAAACGTAGTGGAGTTCAACAACGTGTTCTTCACCAAGGCTGCAGAGTCAGAAGACATCAAGGCCTACGATGATGTGGTACAGCTGTTGCCCGAAGGCAAGCCACGCGACGGATATGTCAACGTGACGCTGATGCCTGCCGAGGACTATCAGGAGCGAGTGCTGGAAGCGATGAGAGACACTATAGACGAGCTGCTGGCAAATGGAGTGAAGCCATCGGAGATAGCCATACTCGTAAGAGCAAACAACCAGATACCATTGATAGCCAACTACTTCATGAGCGAGCGCCCTGACTTGTCGATAGTCAGCGACGAGGCATTCCGTCTGGACACATCGACTGCCGTACAGACAATTGTACAGGCTCTGCGTCTGCTCATACATCCCAACGACAACATTGCAAAGGCGTTTCTCGCGAAACAATATTCGGAGGAAACGATGCTCCACGAGATGAGCATAGACGAGATGCTGCCAAAGGCAATGAGCGAGGAGCGCGACACGCTGATACGTCTGCCTCTTTATGAACTGACAGAACGCCTCTATGACTTGTTCCGCCTGCAACAGACGAAGGGACAGAGCGCCTACCTCTGTGTGTTCTTCGACATCGTGGCCAATTTCGTGAACGAGCGCACCACCGACATTGCCGACTTCCTGCACGAATGGGACGATACGCTCTGCTCGAAGACTATACAGAACGCCGAGGTAAGCGGAGTGAGAATACTAAGCATACACAAGTCGAAAGGACTGGAGTATCAGCATGTCATCATCCCGTTCGCAGACTGGAAGATGGAGCACAGAGACATCTTGTGGTGCTCGCCAAAAGAGGCACCTTTCAACCAACTGCCCATTGTTCCAATAGACTTAAGTCAGAAGGGGATGAAGGGAACAATCTACGAAAGCAACTACGACGAGGAACACCAGCAGAACATTGTCGATAACATGAACCTGCTATATGTTGCCTTCACGCGTGCTGCCAAGACGCTTCACGTAATAGGACGTCGCTCTGCCTCGGGCACCCGCTCGGAGCTGATTGAGATGACACTACCTGTTGTGGCAGAGGAACTTAAGGATGCCACCATCATGGGTATGGAGAGTGATGGCGATGACATAGTCTTTGAATTTGGAACAAAGACCATCGCCAAGAAGGAAGCAGAAGAGGACAAGAAGCAATCAGACAGAAAGCTCAACGTGTTCTTACAGGATGCTCAGCCCATTCAGCTTAATCTCCTCACCTACTCTTCCAAGGTGGAGTTCAGACAGAGCAACGAAAGCCGCAACTTCGTGCTCACAGAGGACGAGGAGATAGAACAGGCTTCATATATCCAGTTGGGCAGCGTGCTACATAACATCTTCTCGTCGATACGCACAACAGCCGATATTGACAATGCGCTGAAGCAGTTGGAGCTAAGCGGAATAATCTACAACCACCACCTGACACGCGAAAGATTGGATAAGCTCATACGCGAGCGAGTGAGTCATCCGAAGGTGGCAGAATGGTATTCAGACAAATGGACGCTATTCAACGAGTGTACCATACTCGATGTTGACAAAGAGTCGGGCAAGGTATATGAGCGACGCCCAGACAGGGTGATGACCGATGGCAACGAGATGATTGTCGTGGACTTCAAGTTCGGACGTCAGAACGAGGACTACAAGAAGCAGGTCAGAAAATACATGGAGCTGCTCGAGGAAATGGGATATAATAATGTGAAAGGTTTTCTGTGGTATGTCTATACCAACAAAATAGATGAAGTGAAATGA